The following DNA comes from Mesotoga sp. UBA6090.
GCCTCTGCCCATGTGTCTTCGAACAGTGGTCTGTAGTACTTTGTCTGAGAACCAACCGGTACTCTTGCAAAATCAAGCATCTTTATGAAAGCCGCGTCAAGTTCATCCTGCTCTGCCTGCAGTTCGGCAATTTCCTTGATTGCGGATATTGCCAACCCACCTTCCAGACAACGCTTTTTCTGTGCATATTCGCTTGACAGAAATGCTGCAAGCATAGTTGCACCTGATTTGTCAGCTGCGTTTGCTGGTACAGCCCAACCAGAGGCATAGGTAACAGTCGCCTTATTCTCGGGAGCTGCATACGGAATTGGTGCGGCTCCGACATCCAGGTCGGCACCCTTCGCGATCTGTCCTTTGATTGATACGTTGAACCATCTGCCCGTTATCGTCATGCCTACCTTACCTGTGTAGAAAAGCGCTGAAGTTCCTCCGAGAGAGCTGGCTTCTTGAGGTGATGGTGCGTATCCTTTGGAGAGAAGATCCATGAAGAATTCATAGTTCTTTACATTGAGATCGCTGTTCAGATATCCCGAGGTCTGAGTGAAGTCTGGGCTAAAGACCTCACCACCGCCTGCCCATAGAAGTGGTACAACAACTCCAACCCATGACGGGAAAGCAAATCCCCAAACATCGTTCTTTTCGTCTCCATCAGTATCTTTGCTCAAAAGCCTGGCAGTTTCCGCGAATTCTTCCAGGGTCCATCCATCCTGCGGGGGGTAAGGAACCTCCAGCTCATCGAATACTTTCTTGTTGTAGAAGATTCCTATCGGACTTGTATCCTTGGGGAGGGCGTATAAACTTCTACCTGACCTGAAAATGTCAACCAGGACCGGAAAATACTCCGCGAGATTGGTGCCACTCGCACCATCTCTACTTAGCCTGCTAATGAAAGGGTTGATGTCTGTCAAGTAGTTGCCTTCCACAAAAGCGGGTATCATCTCTGCATCCAGAAGGATCACATCAGGTGGGGTACCGGCTCCAATGTCAGTCAAAATCTTCTGATAGTAGTCTCCGGGAACTGGTTCGTAAGTCACCTCGTACTCCGGATTGAGTCTCATGAATTCTGCAATAATCTCTTCGTCAAGAGCTGCCTCTTCAGCTCCTGCCCAGGTTGTAACTCTTAGCTTGGTTACTCCGATCGCAAGTGAAGAAAGCAAAATGATAACAATCACAAGAAACGCTTTCAAGTATCTTGCCCGACGCATAGTTCCACCTCCATTCTCTTTACCTGTCCGCATTTGAAGCGGAGTTGTAAGTTTTGACCGTTAGTTCCCCGTCATAATTAGCTTTGAAGACGCCTTCACGCGAAACGACTTTCAATGGTTTTCCTGCAAGCTTCAGGTTGTCGATCTCAAAATCAAGGTCGAACGGAAAGGGATCGAAATCTATTCCATCTTCGGAGATATCAATTCCTGCCAGGTACTTGAAGAGAAGATCAATCACCCATGAATGCTGGTAATCATTGACACCCCTGTAAACGCTTGGTTTTCCATTGAAGGGGTTATAGTGTTCAAAGCAATTCGGCCTTTTTGGATCGCCTTCAAAGAACATCATCCTAACGAATTTTCGTATTAACTCGACAGTCTTTTCGCGAAGAAGAGAATCTTTGAATCGTCTGGAGCATATACCCAAAACTTCTATAATGTGACTGTTAGTCATTGGCCACACTCTGCCATTCCAGGGACAGTTGTGTCTTTTCCCTTTCCATTCGGCCCACTGACTGAATAGGTGATCATCAAGGCTCGTTGCTGGGACAGGAAATTCTGTCCAGAATTCCTCACTGTTAAGTAAATGTCTCTTAAGCCCTGGAAGATGTGATTTATCTACAATATCTGTTAGGTACGGATAGAAACAAGTTGCTGCCTTCACTCCAGTTCTCTTGAAATTGACCGGGTTAACATCGGAAAATATTTCTTCTTGAGGATCCCACATGAAGCTCAGAACAGCCTTCTTAGTTTTTTCGGCACTTTGATCAAATAGACTTGCTTCTTCTTCAAAACCTAATAGCCGCGCCATCCAAGACAGCGTCTGCTTTAAGCTATATATATAAACAGTCGCATCGACGCCTTTCAGTCTTATGCTGTTAGTCCAGCCATAGCGGTCGGCCATAGGATCAACTGCTGTATATCTGCTCATGAATTCTTGGCCAGTCTCAAATTGATCTACCACATCATAAAGACCCGATTCTTCGGGATCTCTTTCCGTATCGAAGTAACTAAGATACTTTTTCAAGGGTTCAAATACCTTTCCAATGAAACGCATATCCGGATGAACCATAAAAAGATCCTTAACCGCTCTTCCCCAGTCGGCGTGATAAAATCCATTCTCCTGAATCTGGTTAACGTATATGTGGCCTACAAACGAACCATCCTCCTTCTGGTTATCGACAAAGTTCAGCAAACTACCTTGTCCAATTTCCGGAGAGTTCGACCAACGAGTTTCCAGCATGTGACACTGTGCGCTATATGTAATTAGTGCCCTGAAATAATCGAGCCCCTCAGAGATTGCGGGGTGTTTCATAAATGATTCATCGCTTTGGCTCTTGAATAGTCTAAGACCGTACCACCTATAGTAGTAATAAGTCTGAAGAAATGGGTCACTAGTCTCAAATTGAGGAAGTGACGAGAAGTAATTGTTCCAATTGTTGATGCTGTATTCTACTGGGTCTTCGTTGATTAGACTATCCCAGTTACTAACAATCTCATTTTGGCTTTCAGCGGCTCCAAGGCCGCAAATGACAAATGATTCGCCGAGAGGAGGGATCCTAATCTTTCTATGAATTCCTATATAAAGGAGACCTTCACGATTGATTCCTCCGTTTGTTATGTCCATTAGAAGACCGTCGCTACTCAATTTTTCGTAGAAAGGGGTCATTCTGA
Coding sequences within:
- a CDS encoding ABC transporter substrate-binding protein → MRRARYLKAFLVIVIILLSSLAIGVTKLRVTTWAGAEEAALDEEIIAEFMRLNPEYEVTYEPVPGDYYQKILTDIGAGTPPDVILLDAEMIPAFVEGNYLTDINPFISRLSRDGASGTNLAEYFPVLVDIFRSGRSLYALPKDTSPIGIFYNKKVFDELEVPYPPQDGWTLEEFAETARLLSKDTDGDEKNDVWGFAFPSWVGVVVPLLWAGGGEVFSPDFTQTSGYLNSDLNVKNYEFFMDLLSKGYAPSPQEASSLGGTSALFYTGKVGMTITGRWFNVSIKGQIAKGADLDVGAAPIPYAAPENKATVTYASGWAVPANAADKSGATMLAAFLSSEYAQKKRCLEGGLAISAIKEIAELQAEQDELDAAFIKMLDFARVPVGSQTKYYRPLFEDTWAEAFDRMNVGGETVKQAMDWAAATIDEYIEKGEN
- a CDS encoding MGH1-like glycoside hydrolase domain-containing protein, encoding MKIDVLKMLERDDKWYLGGGNRLLWTPPFPVHLDNPGAWDFLNYFDMRIDPGYSISAVVDGVPVDFKPTGRTWDPAVLRSSFSGMNIELTEEKCLLEKDFLVSKVNIRNTSNKQIEVDLIVWTAHNCSENDSETDIKSVEPVNEGIVFRKKLTKPHRKPIEAEVLIALGGMESYNVTFSERTANIPNFRMTPFYEKLSSDGLLMDITNGGINREGLLYIGIHRKIRIPPLGESFVICGLGAAESQNEIVSNWDSLINEDPVEYSINNWNNYFSSLPQFETSDPFLQTYYYYRWYGLRLFKSQSDESFMKHPAISEGLDYFRALITYSAQCHMLETRWSNSPEIGQGSLLNFVDNQKEDGSFVGHIYVNQIQENGFYHADWGRAVKDLFMVHPDMRFIGKVFEPLKKYLSYFDTERDPEESGLYDVVDQFETGQEFMSRYTAVDPMADRYGWTNSIRLKGVDATVYIYSLKQTLSWMARLLGFEEEASLFDQSAEKTKKAVLSFMWDPQEEIFSDVNPVNFKRTGVKAATCFYPYLTDIVDKSHLPGLKRHLLNSEEFWTEFPVPATSLDDHLFSQWAEWKGKRHNCPWNGRVWPMTNSHIIEVLGICSRRFKDSLLREKTVELIRKFVRMMFFEGDPKRPNCFEHYNPFNGKPSVYRGVNDYQHSWVIDLLFKYLAGIDISEDGIDFDPFPFDLDFEIDNLKLAGKPLKVVSREGVFKANYDGELTVKTYNSASNADR